Genomic segment of Cheilinus undulatus unplaced genomic scaffold, ASM1832078v1 Contig1, whole genome shotgun sequence:
aCTGGTGAGAGaagacaccaagacacctatgactactctgaaggagttccaagcttcagcagctgagatgagagagactctgcagacaacaactgttggccgggttcttcaccagtcaaagatttatgggagagtggcaaagagaaagacactgttgaagaaaactcagattcagtctggactagagttcacctaaaggcatgtgggagactccaaggtcaagaagaggaaagttctttggtctgatgagaccaaaatggagctttttgaccatcagactgcacatcaccacaaacacaccatccccactgggGAGCACgtcggtggcagcatcatgctgtggggatgcttcttagcagccggccctggaaagcttgtaaaggtagaggggaaaataaatgcaacaaatataagaaaatcctggaggacaattttcttcagtctgacagagaactatggcttaggagaagatttattttccagtcagacaatgagccgaagcatccaaaaagagaaagctacacagaaatggtttaaagacaacaaggggaatgttctggaggggcCAAGTCAAAGTTCAGACCTCTATCCAGTAGAGGATTTttgactggacttgaaaaggactgttcactcctgatccctgatcaacccgacagagcctgagcagtttatcaaagaagaatggagtaaaactccagagtccagatgtttgagcctgactgagacctgtccacacagactcagagctgtgactgcagccagaggtgactctactaaatactgactagaaggggGGGGGGTATTTATGGACTCACTTATTTTAGATGACAGATTTCTATTTAATTGAGATTActttgtagaatttttttttaatattcttttatctttttgtcaaaaaactcAAATTATACTAACCATGACTGATTTCTCAGAAAATTTCCAaggtggtgaatactttttataggcactgagGCACTGTGTCTGATgcttctttttaaattattatccGTCTGTTAAAGACTGTGCAGTGAGCTACATACCGCTCCATAAGCCAGTCCGTCTCCATTCATACAGAGGTACAGGCCGCTCTTCACTCCTCTGATTCCCACCACGCCACGTTTCATGGCAAACACCTTCAGCCAACCTGCAGGAGACAAAGAGTTCAACAGTAACACAAGGCTTAGATGAGCATACGCCCCTACATACATTTTCATAGTAAtgtaaagaaataatgtacTGTGTATATGAAAATAGTGAAGAAGGTCAGAAACCTGAACTCACAGAAGTCGGTGGGTCTGTGGACACCTCCCACAGAGCCGCTGGGCAGAATCTGCAGATGGTAACCGATCCCAACACGACAGTAAAGCAGCTGCTGTTTGACTCGGTCTTTGACTGGAGGAGGACTTGAACCTGCTCCAAAGAAACGGAAAAGAATCTGAAAACTACGCTTTTATCGAAGGGGAACAATAAAACAGGAATTTGAGCGTAGTTCTCATCATATGATACAACATGGGATGTTTACTTTACTTATGTCAGCGCTCAGGTGCCATGTTTTTAACATCCTTCACTTTTTGATCAAACCACCAAGAACAAAATGTCCTGGCTAGATGGAAAAATccaattcaattcaactttatttgtatagcacatttcatacaaatgtaaagtcaatgtgctttacaaaaGATAAAATGCAAACAGGAAAAGCAATAAaccactcacacacacccatacacgCACAAAATACACATATAATATAGCTTATGTTGTCTTTTCTTTCTGAAATTCAAAAATACTGCAGGTCTAACAGTTAAAGGAACGagagaaaagcagtgttttcagACCGCTCCTAAAAGAGTCTAAAGTGTCTTCAGCTCTCAGGTCAGCACCGTAATGACTAAATGCTCCCTCATCAGATTTACCTCTAACTTTAGGTACATTGAGGACGCCCATACCTGAAGATCTGAGTGGTCTGACTGGATAATAGCCTGTGAGCAGGTCAGAAAGGTACTGAGGTGCCATACTACTCAAAGATTCGTAAACAAGGACTAGTACTTTGTAGTCAGTCCTGTTTTTGACTGGAAGCCAACGAAGATTTCTCAGGATTGGTGTGATGTGTTCCATTTCCCTTGTTCTTGTTAAAACTTGAGCTGCACTATTTTGGATGAGTTGGAGTCTGTCTGTTGGATATGAATGCATGAACCAGTGTTTTAGAAACAGATTGAGACATGAACGACTGAAGTTCAGAAATTATTTTAGGTGGTAAAAGGCTGTTTTGGTGATGGTGGTTATATGATCTTGGAAGTTTAGATTTGTGTCAATGATAACAACGAGATTTTTGACATGCTCACTGGGCTTAAAAGGAAGTGAGGATGAAATGGATAAAattcttgtctctgtttttgtggACCTACAGTCAGgatttctgttttgtctttgttgagCTGGAGAAAGTTCTGTGACATCCAGTGGTTTATttcataatcataataataataaagtttatttataacGCACTTTACATTTCGAGAAATCTTAAAGTGCTACAAGCACACAGTAAAAAAGGAATagtgaaaaaacatgaaagttaAAAGCCTCTTTAAAGAGGAAGGTCTTTAGGTGCTTTTTGAAAGCATCTACAGTCTGTGGGGTCCTGAGGTGGCTGGGCAGGGAGCAGTGGCGCAAAAAGTGGGTATGCACTATATGCGGCGCATAGGGGCGCCACACTAAAGGGGCGCCAAAGCGATGGGGGAATATTATTTCAAGTCAGCATTTTCTCtatttaacagctgtttgtgtaaacgatatgatcaataacagaagCACGTCTCTGATTAGGCACCCCTCCGCTCCGTCACCTCCCCTCCTTTCGCCCCCCCAACATACACTATAGGCGCCCTGTCGAGTACCAGTGCTTTCATTTGAAACGTGTGGCCATCTGATGACAGGGAGCTAAAGATGGAGAGGCAGAAAAGAAAGGTCTCGGGGGCACAAAACAGAAAACGGAAGAGGCAGAAGggatgaaataaaaagcttttCAAAGACAGTAGGTAAGTTATGTCAGTGTAACAAGAGAGGGCTGCTAAATATTCAGGTTTGCTAAAGCTCGTAAAACGACAGGTTACTGTTGTCTTGCAACTGTGTACTGGTCAGTATTTACACAAAACAGATCAtgacaagaaaaataaaggaacttGTTTGTGGTTATTGTGTTGTTCAGACAGTTATCATTTTTAACTAGATGGTTAATCATAAAACAAACGAATTATAGAGCTTAGAGTGACACACGTGAGTTTAAACATCTTCACTATGATGTAACACTACAGTGCTGTTGTGATCTATCTGATAAGTCTGATCAGACGCAGTGTCCAATCAGTAACTGATATCCAGGAAGGATATGACTATATATATATGACTGCTGTATTTTTGAAACTTCCTTAACAAAGTTCATATCATTCAGGTGtgaggatggagagaaagaagaaagagaaagaatcaGGGCAGACAGGGGGAGGCGACAGGTTGGTCTAATATTAGGTGGAAGTGTAGGAACATCTTGCATTAGCAAATATGTAATTTATTCAAAGCCATTAAATAATGATGGCATTATTCATGAGAATAAGATTATCAGGGGACACTGAGACAtaaacagtgctgtgaaaaagtatttgccggGAGCGcaggtggtcgagtggtttggGGTGCTACCCGTGtgcgcgggcggcccgggttcaggtctggcctgtggccctttgccgcatgactctccccactctcttccctgtttccgagtctatccactgtccttcctctatcaaataaaggcatgaaaggcccaaaaataaatctttaaaaaaaaatagaaaaagtatttgccccctttctgattcctgattttttttttgcatatttatcacacttaaatgtttcggatcgtcataccaatttttatattccacaaagacaacccaagtaaataaaaaatgtagtgtctgaatgattaatactttttttaaagggggcatattttacccttttaagaaaagtctgtattggtctcagaggtccccaaaacatgcctgtaaagatTGTTggtgaaaaacactccagtattgttttttattttttgcacatctaAAATCCCCTtgtaaacaacaaaacatggaGGTTGCCAAACGGGATGGatgttgtaaaaataaagtatttttccagtaagtaaattaaataaaacatctttcatCCACTGAGAAAAAAGGTGTATAAGTGAGGCACGCTTGTTTTCATCTTTGTTATAGCTCTGCAAAATGCTGACTGTCAACAAAAAACAGACGGCTGTCCCATTCCTGTTTCTACCACTTCGAGCCCTTGCAGCCTCAAACACTCAATCATTCCCAGGTGCAGTCAGTTAAGTCAATAAGGGCACAGGACTCAGGGTTCAGGGAGGAGATTGAGATTCAGCCTTTGGTTACCTATGTGTGTGGGAATCACTACAGAAAATGTTTCCTGATTGCATTTAAGTCCCTAACCTGTTCCGGTGAACACCATCATCTTTGAACAACTCCCATCTATTCCAGAAAGTGTCAGAGCTGCTGATGTAGAAGACGCCGTGAGCAGCACAGGCTAATGACAGCCAGGTGTGCTGCGCCATTAGCCGACTTAAACGCTCGGCCATAGGATGGACCGGGCACAAGGACGGGGCTCACGGATCTTTAAGTGTTgttgaacatgtggaggaagtCTGTTTTCAGGAGTTCTGACTGCTGCTTACGGATGTCATTTGTCCCTATGTGGATTATGACTTTGGTGATTTCTGGATTATTGGCAAGTAGCCTACCTGGTTTTATCAGTAATGTCATGGACAGTGGGTCCCGGGAAACAACGTGTTATAGCTGTGCCAGACCTGACATGTCTGATGATGGGGTCCCCATAACCAGGGTTGTGGGCTGAGGGTTTTGTGTTTAGCCGTATTGGAAAAATCTTTAACAGTCTTGTATGAGCCTAAAGGAGGCTTCATTACTTTAGCTGTTTTCTTTATGCTTTCAGACacctaaaaaattaaaaaaagcaaaaacttgTTTTACTAACGTTAAAATGATGCAGAACTGAAAAACACAGGATCAGACATTTGAAGAATCAAATCAACAGATTTATTTGCACCCTTGCCCCCCTTTTATGGACTTATGGGGGTCCATAAAAGCCTCATTCTATCTTATGATTTGTTGataaattcatcatcatttctCTATTTAAATCTTTGGATGGGGGTGACCATATATCCCAGTTTTTAAAGCCTTATATCCTGAGTcccaacaaaaatatttaaaccacCTATGTGTCCCAGTTTTTAAGGGTGTATTCACACCTGGCTCGTTTGGGGCAGTTGTTTCGAAACAGTGAGCACACCCCCCTaaagtccggtttgtttggacatatgtgaacacagcaaCCGCACTCGGATGTGGGACAAAACAAGCGGATCGAGATCGCCAAAATAGGGGGGTCTCGGCTCACTTCCATTCGAGCCCTGTAGCGGTTCCTTTGCAGTGAGAACACAATCACCTCAGAAACCGGCACAACTGACTCATAACTGTAGTACACACTGTGGTCGTGGGGGCAGTAACATGCCCGGTTTCCAACCGTTCAGttaaaacaatagaagaagaaggagtaGAAGAATcagcaacagcagaagaagaagagaaggcaGAAGAACAACAGATCTATCTGAGTGAAACAAGTCGTGGGCTCCGTGAGGCGGCAGGTCTTCGTTTTAACAAGTGCATCAGCACATTATTTTCCAGACGCGGTCTTGACTGTCgaaaaaaaagcatattttgTTGATTTAGCAAACACTGGTACATTAGCCTGATGAACACTATAAAAAACACTAGCCACACACGCTGCTGATGTTCCATGGCTGTTGTTTTTCCCTGTGGAAAGCGGTTAAGaacctgaatgaatgaatgaagataAGGAAACTCCCCCGCCTTCCGGGTAAGATTTCTGACCAATGAGAGACAAATTGGATCGCACGTCGCATTTGTTTACAACTTTGGACCGCAAGAGACTTTTGCTGTGTGAACACAAACGAACCAAGTGACGACTGTATCGTTTTTGCCCCTGAATCAGAACAAAGCAAATGAGCCACAGGTGTGAATACACCCTAAGAGTCCCTGTCCTTGTTCAACCAAATAAGACAACAAGACAATGCAGGACATCACACCTGCAGCGCTGACTGACTTGTCTGTGCCGATAAATGTTTTTGCTAAGGCTAACACTAACACACCAAGAGTCAAAATTCAATGATCATCTATCTCTACACGTGTTATCTCATCTCTAGATGTGGCTGTTGCTTAGGAAGGCGGTGTTTTCTTAAGAGCTCCAGGAGAGGTACAGCTAACTTTGTAAAGTACCAGGTAATGAACATGCTGCATCTGCACACACTGCAAGTGTCAACACTGATTTAAGACGCCATGTTAAAATGACAAACAGTGGGTACAGACGAGAAGTAGCAAACGAGGTACACGACGATGCTTAATAGAAGTCAGTATCAACACCTATACAATCCTTGTTATTTTTGCAGTTTACCAGTTACTACCTGTCTGCATTTCTTAGGTTTTTGTTATATGTGCTGTGGTTTCTGATTTTAGATTTGCACAGTCTcagatttaacacttttaattCTGTTGTACTGCTTGAGCAGTGATGGTCAAAGGCATTATATTCTATTCTCCTGTGCTTGTTGGTGTTGACATTTTTCAAGTAAAGTTTGGGTTAAAGATCCCatcccatccattttctacaccgcttatcccattgagGGTCACGGGTTGGGAGTCCCAGCCATCACTGGGTAAGAACTTGGGTACACGCTGGACTGGtaatcagtcaatcacagggctgacatatagggacagacaaccaggcacactcacattcacacctacggtcagtttagagtcaccagttaacctaatgagcatgtctttggtggttggaaggaagccggagtaccctgagagaacccacgcgtgcatggggagaacaAGCAAACTCcccacagaaaggccctgaccgggaagtgaaccagggactgtcttgctgtgaggcaacagcgctaactcCTGTGCCGCCGTGCAGCCTGGGTTAAACATGCAAGAcatgatttttcatttattgaagCACTTGTCATGGTGTTTGATGAAAAATCCAACTGTAGTATGAACTGAGTACTGAGGAGCTACTGGGGAGCTGTGCAATAGAACAGGAACAACAAAAGAACAGATCTCTAACCAGGTTGGAAAAAGTACATGGAGTCCACACTACATGGAGTTAACCTACACTTTAGAAAGTCTGAAATTTTgttcagtctgacagagctgCACTCTAGAAAATCTGTGCCAGTGTGGCAAGGCAAGTACTTCTGTTGAAGAATACGCACTGGACATCCAACTAAAGCacaggaactctaactcagtcatggtgcaaatgtgtctcacattaaaaacaacaacaacctaCTAGAAACATCAGCAAAAGGATGAACATATAACAGACAACatcaaacacaactaaacacatctaaCACTGTCAAATTACTCctcactgaagaccatttcactcagagtGGAGTTagaatcaactctgaaatgtttcgCCCTGAGAATGCAGCTCTCCAATTTTCTAGGATATGATGGGGGATCATTCTGTAGCTTCTGaacagaggtgaaaaaaaacaagagtactgtactaaagtaaaagtatagtAACTTTAAAAACCACTTAAGTACAAGTagaagtactgatttcaaactactaaaaaaacataagtaacccaaaaactactcaattatagtgatttgagtaaatgtaattagtttcTTCTCACCCCTGCATGAGTGTAGGTTTCAAAGTTGTGATGACACTGCTGTTACTACCATAGTTGTTTCATATCAACCACATATTGAGTATGGGACAGATTCCATATTTAGGCATGATGGACTTTCCTGAGAGGTAGCGGAGTCATAGTTATGAAATGAACCAACCACTAGTAAATCAGACACTGGTGCATATTCTGATTTCGGCTCATGTCCCAGACATTCCTCAGTGTTTCATAATGTTCTGATTGGAATTTCTGAAAATTCACTTTGACcctatttattattttgtttgtagAGAGTAAACCAGAATAAATCTCTCACTTTAAGATCAGTGAGATGTCATGTTGGCTCATGGTGTATTTTTGGATGGAACTGTAACATTCTGCCACAGTGATATTTAATATcgttaacattttaaatctacataaacttgtcttaaaatgacttgaaaatagTGATTAGCTGCCTGGTGCAGATCTGTAAAGACTGCTGTGGTCTCacctttttctttctgcagtgTGTCCCTCATGTGGAGCTTCCAGAGGCCTCGTAGGCGGCTGCCGTGATCCGGAGGTGATCCACCTGAGTCAGATTTCTTTGTTTCCACAGTGAGgagcaggagcagcaggaggGCAGGCAGCAGCATCAGACCAGAGGAAACTTTCATAATGAAACATATCAGACAGTAAAAGATGAAGTCCTACAAACTTTCTGTGTGTTACACATCTTCTGATGAACTAAAGTCGTCTCCGCTCTTCTTCTCCACTGAAACATCCTTCCCTTATCTCCTGAACGCCTCTTTTTCCTCAGCTCTGACTGACAGGAACACACAGAGATACTCAGCTGTACTCTCCTTTATCAGAGCAGAGATATGTGATGTGTGCTCAAAGAagcctctctcttcctcctatAACTCTCCTTTAATGAATGAGAAGCACTTTATGATTCTAATTGGAACACTGGAGGTCAGTGAAGGTATATTCATGAAGAGTCAACACGTCTCAGAGCGCTCCACAGCCTCTGTCCATgaagatgtttgcatgtggtCCAATCAGCCTGTgacggggagagacatgcataCTGTCTGTTCAGTATCGCAATCAGAGAttggagagagaggagctgatagagtaagatgaaaacataaaacacacaaaacgtAAAATAACATAAGAGTTCAGAGATGTGACCTCAATCCAGTCACGTTTTGTTTTGGTTATCCCTCATTTCTACTGCAGAGAAAAAGGTggacattttaaaagtctgatgtCATATTCTTATGTTTTGAAATACTGGATTTTTGTAACTGCACCATCAATGGCAAGGCCAAAGGCATTCATAGTTTCAAGTTGTTGTCCATCGGTCAGGCTTGTCTTGTGAACACAATACCTCAGATACCCTTGGGGAGACTTTCTTTTTCATTGTGCTCTTTTTAGTGGGTATTTTTAAGTTTCTTTATCCTTTATATagagaaaagacagaaactaGGATGAGAGACGGAAAGATACATGAGGGAAAGGAGCCAAAGGCCTCAAACCCAGACTGCCTGCATGCATGGGGCTTGACCTAACCACCAGACAATCCACGCCTTCACAgatcttctccaaactgtttaATTCAAAGCTGAATGAAAAAGTCAGTGATTGTAGGTATTTGGTAGATATTTCAGAAGATGCAGGAAACTTCTCAGTTAAATTTATCAAAAAGGGATGAACAGAGTGTTAATCTTTGAAGAATGTCAAGTTAATCCACAAATCAAATCACAGATTACTCAAATAGATACAGGTGCATCTTAGTGAAtcagaatatcatcaaaaagttgattaatatcagtaattcaattcaaaaaggtAAACTCACATATTCATTAGATTGATTccacacagactgatatatttcagtgtttgtttcttttctttttgatgattatggcttacagctgaTGAAAACCCACAtttcagtatctcagaaaatttgaatattgtggaaaagtttaAGATTGGACACTCAGAGTACTTTAACATTAGGCCCAGTTATTTTGAACCGAGCCACAGCActattcctccccctccccattccccctgctggcttgcttcccactagcaacatcgaactgTGCCCGGGCCCCACTTGTgtatttactcggtctgaaacagcaggtggcgtaTGCAGCAGGttagctggtttacaaaccccgtcaaggaggagaaagagaaaggaagCTACCACGGCAACcgctggggtcatgacctgagcaaagattgtttttgttttgacctggaaaaaagtccatcctgcagccatggatgatttaaaatcacttttaagatgcaaGCAATaactcttcatatctgcacatctacgtgcagctcagaggattaaatgggcttgggctgcgcagatacagtggtttttgaggtgacaggagacttttattgcctttgcatctcctctcactgagTCCAACTTGTGTTcgtctgtaaggtgagtcacaacagaccagttattgactggattctgatggtttctgccctttattgaggaaaaatgtgaacaaactacCGTGATGTGGAAAGAAGCTTAGCTTTTacgatgacgtcataaagctgatatggcgctctgtcccgtatccagGCGctgttgcattcacatctcatccaaactGTGCCAGTGGGGCTTGAATCCTGGTTGAGGGGTGCAATGGATCAGatggagaggaagaaggaggcTCACAGGCTTAAAgtagaggaggaggatgcaAAGTGGACTGTCTTTAAAGAGAGACAGCACCATTTGTCAGACCAGTTCGACATCTATACTGAAGGCTCCAGCAGGTTTAGAAACCACATCCTCAAGAAAACCATCTTAcattaaaagtgcattttatattattatattcttgttataaataaactgctcagtcagtcagtcagtgtgGTTCCTTTAAGGACAGGACAGTCATTGGGCAGCAATGCTTTACAGTTACAAAGACAGCTTGTCAAGTCccaaaagctgtttttttttttgttttttttttgaaaaattatggtgtttatttctttcaatTTTGATGACTAAGGCTTacacctaaaaaaaaagaaaacaatttagttccttcaaataattaaaatattacacaagaccaatgaaaaaaagatttttaatacAGAGATGTAGCCCCTCTGAAAAGTGTGTGCATTTACATGCACTGAATACTTGGTTGGGCTCCTTTTGcataaattactgcatcaatgtggtgTGGCACagaggcgatcagtctgtggcactgctgaggtgttatgaaagcccaggttgcttagcagccttcaggttgtctgtattgttgagtgtggtgtctctcatctttctcttgaCATTTACCGAGAGATTCTCTACAGCAGGTGGTTCTCAAATGTGtttccagaaaaaaatggtggcaaaagtcaaTGAAGATGCAACTATAccattcattttactctgtttgtgataatgggtaaatTTGAGTGTTTTATCAATAGttaaactcatttatttcattttcttgcaataaaggCGCAATTTTTACCAtgttaatgaagtaatttctcaagatcacAGGAAAATTGGCACAAATGTACACATTATCATGGGGAAAAGGGGGTGTAAAACATatcagttttgtcctgtcttttgTGTCTGTCATAAATTGTATTCCATCAAGATCTTTAatggaacatttttatttaccaaACGTGCATTGttaaaaatctttggaaatttgggtcgcaATTTGTCAGCAAAGATATTGgggggtcctgaggctagacaaGTTGAGACCCACTGCTCTACAAGGTTCCAGCAAGTGTTCTGGCCAGTGAAGCACAGGAACAGCGTGGtcatttaaactgcttttgGTACTTAATGGAGTGGGCAGGTACCAAATACTACTGGAAAAttaaatcagtatctccataaagcttgtcagcagaaagAAGCATGAAATGCACCACTTGTGCATATTTCTCTACCATACTTTTTTCTTCCACTCAGCTTTCTATGAATATCTTTATACCTTGGATACATGATCTAGATACTTGGATCTctatatgcttggatacaggaCTTTGTGAGCAGACAGCTCTTTTAGCAAtaaccttctgtggcttacccacCTTGTGGAGCTGTTATAGGTCGTTTCCATCAAGCagtccggctcagttcggtgtGGAATGGCTCGCATTTTCTTGCGTTTCCATATAGCAAAAACTTGGACAGGGTCCCAAAATACCAACCCTAACCATCCCACTGtttggcacccttccgtaggggaaccaatcttacctatccatacaaaaaaggtggagctacacacacaataaTAAGGGATTGCACTGATGTCGCGACACAGCTGCTCGGCTCCGGGCTACAAAACAtgga
This window contains:
- the fgf9 gene encoding fibroblast growth factor 4A; the encoded protein is MKKKVSPRDFIFYCLICFIMKVSSGLMLLPALLLLLLLTVETKKSDSGGSPPDHGSRLRGLWKLHMRDTLQKEKGSSPPPVKDRVKQQLLYCRVGIGYHLQILPSGSVGGVHRPTDFCWLKVFAMKRGVVGIRGVKSGLYLCMNGDGLAYGAEEFSDDCLLKENLEENHYNTYSSLSHPGIYLALSPKGELRKGNGAGRHQACTHFLPRKTS